A genomic segment from Malus domestica chromosome 05, GDT2T_hap1 encodes:
- the LOC114823164 gene encoding uncharacterized protein has protein sequence MGSPSASHRIFEYGFLNNYNTKQHKVELKPLFSAFQWRALAVTIFKSFVLFVVLHPPEPCSSSKDDDDYLPLDNEKEEQHVADYVVPLKKLVKQILRDTTVVTTRQILERISVHYVSRRMACKLLKDVPKSAMRKSGRRLPTVVFIFSVSRATFRGEGLGLAATWLIEVGIEINRIISRMIRSREEDDDDTDLGEQLKLLGKKVSGTSIRCGASLAFGSIGAGIGATLPLSALQWVSILAVLWGSLQGLP, from the exons ATGGG TTCACCAAGTGCATCTCATAGAATCTTTGAATATGGCTTTCTGAACAATTACAATACCAAGCAGCACAAAGTTGAGTTAAAGCCTCTATTCTCAGCTTTTCAATGGAGGGCTTTAGCTGTCACAATCTTCAAGTCATTTGTATTGTTCGTTGTACTTCATCCACCGGAACCTTGTTCAAGCTCGAAAGATGATGATGATTACTTGCCGCTGGACAATGAAAAAGAAGAGCAGCATGTGGCAGATTATGTTGTTCCACTCAAAAAATTAGTAAAGCAAATTCTTCGTGAC ACTACTGTTGTAACTACTAGGCAGATACTAGAACGAATTTCTGTGCATTATGTTTCAAGGAGAATGGCATGCAAACTTCTCAAAG ATGTTCCAAAGTCGGCCATGAGGAAATCTGGAAGAAGATTGCCTACTGTGGTTTTCATTTTCAGTGTTAGTAGAGCAACCTTCAGAG GGGAAGGTCTTGGTCTTGCAGCCACATGGCTCATCGAAGTTGGCATTGAAATCAACCGAATTATTTCTCGCATGATAAGGTCTAGAGAAGAGGATGACGATGACACTGATTTGGGAGAACAACTTAAACTTCTGGGGAAGAAGGTTTCAGGTACTAGTATCCGGTGTGGCGCATCACTAGCTTTTGGTTCCATTGGAGCAGGCATAGGTGCCACCCTACCCTTATCCGCCCTTCAATGGGTCAGCATATTG GCTGTATTGTGGGGGAGTCTGCAGGGCCTGCCATAG
- the LOC103430807 gene encoding ER lumen protein-retaining receptor A-like has translation MNVFRLAGDMTHLASILILLLKIYATKSCSGISLKTQELYALVFLARYLDLFTNFISVYNTVMKLVFIGSSLAIVWCMRMHKMVKRSYNKELDTFRHYFLIAGCLMLALLVNEKFTFQEVLWAFSIYLEAVSMIPQLILLQRSGNVDNLTGQYVFLLGAYRALYILNWIYRYFTEPHFSRWIACVAGLVQTALYADFFYYYFISWKNNAKLQLPA, from the exons ATGAATGTCTTCAGATTGGCCGGCGACATGACTCACTTGGCCAGTATTCTGATCCTCCTCCTCAAAATTTACGCCACCAAATCGTGCTcag GGATTTCGCTTAAGACTCAGGAGCTCTATGCCCTGGTGTTTCTGGCTCGGTATTTGGACCTGTTTACGAACTTTATTTCGGTATATAACACTGTGATGAAGCTGGTGTTTATCGGAAGCTCGCTGGCCATTGTTTGGTGTATGCGGATGCACAAAATGGTGAAGCGTTCATACAATAAAGAGCTCGATACGTTCCGGCATTATTTTCTTATTGCTGGCTGCCTTATGCTCGCCCTGCTTGTCAACGAGAAGTTCACGTTTCAAGAG GTGCTCTGGGCATTTTCTATATACTTGGAGGCGGTTTCTATGATTCCGCAGTTAATTTTGCTACAACGAAGTGGAAATGTGGACAATTTGACAGGGCAATATGTGTTCCTTCTTGG GGCCTACCGTGCATTGTACATTCTCAACTGGATCTACCGCTACTTCACAGAACCACACTTCAGTCGATGGATAG CGTGTGTCGCTGGTCTGGTTCAGACAGCTTTATATGCAGATTTTTTCTACTACTATTTTATCAG CTGGAAAAACAATGCAAAGCTTCAGCTGCCAGCGTAA
- the LOC103430808 gene encoding protein GRAVITROPIC IN THE LIGHT 1-like, with the protein MDTTMRPKQSRLSRTFSKVINLRTATRGIASNNGICILVSNGKVKDGFEKRKDSDKEEEFKVRNRAMLEALLAKLFAGITSIKAAYAELQMAQDPYNNEAIQTADQSVVNELKSISELKRSFLKKELDLSPQVTMMLAEIQEQQALMKTYEISIKKLESESGKKDSDISSLQKKLQDLVLSNKCLEIKLNASGSPSLSVFDNLRLSELNPTHFVQFQQQTLRSIKSFVRLMIQEMESANWDLSTAVGFIEPGSVFAKQSHRCFAFESFVSKTLLEGFNNPNFGLPSDSLSPVNKTELLFFQKFKKLVTENTKNFLTQNPSSSFCKFTKAKYLQLVHAKMECSLFGNLNMRKVVSSGGVPDSAFFAAFAEAAMRVWLLHCLAFSFGQQVSIFQVKKGSRFSEVFMESVTAKDVETEPSVSFTVVPGFKIGKTVVQSQVYLSPVTSPAGI; encoded by the coding sequence ATGGACACCACCATGAGACCAAAACAGAGCAGATTATCAAGAACTTTCAGCAAAGTCATCAACCTCCGAACGGCGACGAGAGGAATCGCTTCCAACAATGGCATTTGCATCCTCGTGTCGAACGGAAAAGTCAAGGACGGTTTCGAAAAGCGGAAGGATTCGGACAAGGAGGAAGAATTCAAGGTCCGGAATAGGGCAATGTTGGAAGCACTTCTGGCCAAGCTCTTCGCCGGAATCACTTCCATAAAAGCAGCTTACGCAGAGCTCCAAATGGCGCAGGATCCGTACAACAACGAAGCGATTCAGACGGCCGACCAGTCCGTGGTGAACGAGCTGAAATCGATATCGGAATTGAAACGCAGCTTTTTGAAAAAGGAGCTCGATCTCTCGCCGCAAGTCACTATGATGCTCGCGGAGATTCAGGAACAGCAGGCCCTGATGAAAACGTACGAGATTTCGATCAAGAAATTGGAGTCCGAATCCGGAAAGAAGGATTCCGACATTTCGTCCCTACAGAAAAAGCTTCAAGATTTGGTCTTGTCGAACAAGTGCTTGGAGATAAAGCTAAACGCCAGCGGATCTCCGTCTCTCTCCGTTTTCGACAACCTTCGGCTTTCGGAGCTGAATCCCACGCATTTCGTTCAATTCCAGCAGCAGACTCTGAGATCCATCAAAAGCTTTGTGAGATTGATGATCCAGGAAATGGAATCCGCCAACTGGGATCTCTCCACAGCCGTCGGATTCATCGAACCCGGCTCTGTTTTCGCAAAACAGAGCCATCGATGCTTCGCATTCGAATCCTTCGTTTCCAAAACATTGCTTGAAGGCTTCAACAATCCAAACTTCGGCCTACCCAGTGATTCTTTATCCCCAGTCAACAAAACCGAACTTTTGTTTTTCcagaaattcaagaaactcgTAACCGAAAACACGAAAAATTTCCTCACCCAGAACCCGAGTTCTTCGTTTTGCAAGTTCACGAAAGCGAAGTACCTCCAGCTCGTTCACGCAAAGATGGAGTGTTCGCTTTTTGGGAATTTGAATATGAGGAAAGTCGTCAGCTCCGGTGGAGTGCCAGACTCTGCTTTTTTCGCGGCGTTTGCAGAGGCGGCGATGCGGGTTTGGCTTCTGCATTGCTTGGCGTTCTCGTTTGGCCAGCAAGTTTCAATCTTTCAGGTGAAGAAAGGGTCGAGATTTTCGGAGGTGTTCATGGAGTCTGTGACTGCCAAAGATGTCGAGACGGAGCCGTCGGTGAGTTTCACGGTTGTTCCCGGGTTTAAGATTGGCAAGACGGTGGTGCAGAGCCAGGTTTACTTGTCTCCGGTGACTTCTCCGGCGGGAATTTAA